The Aquidulcibacter paucihalophilus genome has a window encoding:
- a CDS encoding DUF839 domain-containing protein, producing MRPHRRDLIAGSAAAFAFTGLARNVAAQTAATEETYVNQVTGYGPLVSDPNRLLDLPEGFSYEVISQGGDTMDDGLFVPGQFDGMGCFPLDGSRVALVRNHELKGSSGLHRNLGPGGFHQERLGLLDPAKGYDTYKDGRPLPGGTTTLVYDLDTRQVVRQFLSLSGTSTNCCGGHTPWGSWLTCEETEESAADADVTKSHGYVFEVPANGTGLADPVPLKAMGRFEHEAVCVDPRTGIVYLTEDKSDGLFYRFIPTTPGKLAEGGRLQAMAFRDARGSDSSNNETRLWSLGDWREVVWIDLEDVESPAGDLRMRGHAAGATLVSRGEGIFWGEGELYLTATSGGPIKRGQILRYVPSPFEGALGERLRPGRIQLFVESTDEKTINMGDNLTVAPWGHLVVCEDNYSSEIRNHVKGVTPDGKLYTIARNVFTGNSEFAGAVFSPDGEVLFVNIQYPGITVAIRGPWSSVRT from the coding sequence ATGCGCCCTCATCGTCGTGACCTGATCGCCGGCTCGGCCGCCGCCTTCGCCTTCACGGGTTTGGCCCGAAACGTCGCGGCTCAAACGGCTGCGACCGAAGAAACCTACGTCAATCAGGTGACAGGCTACGGCCCGCTGGTGAGCGATCCCAACCGCCTTCTGGATCTGCCTGAGGGATTTTCCTACGAGGTCATCTCGCAGGGCGGCGACACCATGGACGATGGCCTGTTCGTACCCGGCCAGTTCGACGGGATGGGCTGTTTTCCGCTGGACGGTTCGCGTGTCGCCCTGGTGCGGAACCACGAGCTGAAGGGCTCAAGCGGCTTGCACCGTAACCTCGGTCCCGGCGGTTTCCATCAAGAGCGGTTAGGCCTGCTGGACCCGGCCAAGGGTTATGACACCTACAAGGACGGGCGGCCCCTTCCGGGCGGCACCACCACCCTCGTTTATGATCTCGATACGCGTCAGGTCGTGCGGCAGTTCCTGTCCCTGTCCGGCACCAGCACGAATTGCTGCGGCGGCCACACGCCCTGGGGCAGTTGGCTGACCTGCGAGGAGACCGAGGAATCGGCCGCCGACGCCGACGTCACCAAATCGCATGGCTATGTTTTCGAGGTGCCGGCGAACGGAACCGGCCTTGCCGATCCCGTGCCGTTGAAGGCCATGGGCCGGTTCGAGCATGAGGCCGTCTGCGTCGATCCCCGCACGGGCATCGTCTATCTGACCGAAGACAAGTCCGACGGCCTGTTCTACCGCTTCATCCCGACGACACCCGGCAAGCTGGCCGAGGGCGGCCGGCTGCAGGCCATGGCCTTCCGCGATGCGCGCGGATCGGACAGTTCCAATAACGAAACCCGGCTCTGGTCGTTGGGCGACTGGCGAGAAGTGGTCTGGATCGATCTGGAAGATGTCGAGAGCCCGGCCGGCGATCTTCGCATGCGCGGCCACGCCGCCGGCGCAACCCTGGTGTCGCGGGGCGAAGGCATCTTCTGGGGCGAAGGCGAACTGTATCTGACCGCCACCTCGGGCGGCCCGATCAAGCGGGGCCAGATCCTGCGATATGTTCCGTCGCCCTTCGAGGGCGCGCTGGGCGAGCGCCTGCGGCCAGGCCGGATCCAGCTGTTCGTTGAAAGCACGGACGAAAAGACGATCAACATGGGCGACAACCTGACCGTCGCGCCCTGGGGTCATCTGGTCGTCTGCGAGGACAACTATTCAAGCGAGATCCGGAACCACGTCAAAGGCGTCACGCCGGACGGCAAGCTCTACACCATCGCCCGTAACGTCTTCACGGGGAACAGCGAATTCGCCGGGGCGGTCTTCTCGCCCGACGGCGAGGTGCTGTTCGTCAATATCCAGTACCCGGGGATCACCGTGGCGATCAGAGGCCCCTGGTCCTCGGTCCGGACGTAA
- a CDS encoding superoxide dismutase family protein — protein sequence MRATLALLPLAAALSGCISVTANDVSVTPPRAAPGAFGEASLINASGTRIGRAVLTQGATGLLIRIEADGLAPGWHGVHIHATGQCETPFTSAGAHVNHGDPQAPHGLLNAGGPDDGDLPNIFADAGGRVNVEVFTTRARIASEGPGQWLWDSDGSSLVIHANADDHTSQPIGGAGARVACGVMAAG from the coding sequence ATGCGCGCCACCCTCGCCCTTCTGCCTCTCGCCGCCGCCCTCTCGGGCTGTATCAGCGTCACCGCCAATGACGTGTCCGTCACGCCGCCACGCGCCGCGCCAGGCGCTTTCGGCGAGGCGTCCCTGATCAATGCCTCGGGCACCCGGATCGGGCGGGCGGTCCTCACCCAGGGGGCCACGGGCCTGCTGATCCGGATCGAGGCTGATGGCCTGGCGCCGGGATGGCACGGCGTGCACATCCACGCGACGGGCCAGTGCGAGACGCCCTTCACTTCGGCCGGAGCCCACGTCAATCATGGGGATCCGCAAGCGCCTCACGGCCTGCTGAACGCAGGTGGGCCCGACGACGGCGACCTGCCCAATATCTTCGCCGACGCCGGCGGTCGGGTGAACGTCGAGGTCTTCACCACCCGCGCCCGCATCGCCTCCGAGGGTCCCGGCCAGTGGTTGTGGGACTCGGACGGCTCGTCCCTGGTCATCCACGCCAATGCCGACGATCACACCAGCCAACCCATCGGCGGTGCCGGAGCCCGGGTCGCCTGCGGGGTGATGGCGGCGGGCTAG
- a CDS encoding beta-ketoacyl-ACP synthase III, which translates to MSVVRSAVTGVGSFLPEQVVTNADLAKIVDTSDEWIQERTGIKQRHRARDDQPTSDLATEAARRALVDAGRTAADVDLIIVATTTPDMTFPSVASIVQRKLGAPTCIAFDVQAVCSGFVYALSVADGFVARGLAKCALVIGAEEMTRLMDWTDRSTCVLFGDGAGCVVVEPREGQGTKADQGLLGFALRCDGTKTDLLYVDGGPATTGTVGHLRMAGNQVFRHAVVNIAEAITSACAASGIEVADVDWFVPHQANQRIIKGVGDRLGLDENKVISTVAMHANTSAASIPLALDSAIQDGRIKRGDLVLLEAMGGGLTWGACAFRL; encoded by the coding sequence GTGAGCGTAGTCCGCAGCGCCGTGACCGGCGTCGGCTCCTTCCTGCCGGAACAGGTCGTCACCAACGCCGATCTCGCGAAGATCGTCGACACCTCGGACGAGTGGATCCAGGAACGGACGGGCATCAAGCAGCGCCACCGTGCCCGGGATGACCAGCCGACCAGCGACCTTGCCACCGAGGCCGCCAGACGGGCCCTGGTCGACGCCGGGCGCACCGCCGCCGATGTCGATCTGATCATCGTCGCCACGACCACGCCCGACATGACCTTCCCGTCGGTCGCCTCCATCGTGCAGCGCAAGCTGGGGGCCCCGACCTGCATCGCCTTCGACGTCCAGGCGGTTTGTTCGGGGTTCGTCTATGCGCTCAGCGTAGCGGACGGCTTTGTTGCCCGAGGGCTGGCGAAATGCGCCCTGGTCATCGGGGCCGAGGAGATGACCCGGCTGATGGACTGGACCGACCGGTCGACCTGCGTGCTGTTCGGCGACGGGGCCGGCTGCGTGGTGGTCGAGCCGCGCGAAGGGCAGGGGACCAAGGCGGACCAGGGCCTTCTGGGCTTCGCCCTGCGCTGCGACGGGACCAAGACCGATCTTCTGTATGTCGACGGCGGTCCCGCCACGACCGGGACTGTTGGTCACCTTCGGATGGCCGGGAACCAGGTCTTCCGCCATGCCGTGGTCAATATCGCGGAAGCCATCACCTCCGCCTGCGCCGCTTCCGGCATCGAGGTCGCTGATGTCGACTGGTTCGTGCCGCACCAGGCCAACCAGCGCATCATCAAGGGCGTCGGCGACCGGCTGGGCCTCGACGAAAACAAGGTCATCTCGACCGTGGCCATGCACGCCAACACCTCGGCGGCTTCCATCCCGCTGGCCCTGGATTCAGCGATTCAGGACGGCCGGATCAAGCGCGGCGATCTGGTCCTGCTGGAGGCCATGGGCGGCGGTCTGACCTGGGGCGCATGCGCGTTTCGTCTCTGA
- the rpmG gene encoding 50S ribosomal protein L33 codes for MAKPASIKIRLNSSADTGFFYVTKKNARTMTEKMVVKKYDPVVRKHVEFKEGKIK; via the coding sequence ATGGCCAAGCCGGCTTCAATCAAGATCCGCCTGAACTCGTCCGCCGACACCGGCTTCTTCTATGTCACCAAGAAGAACGCCCGGACCATGACCGAGAAAATGGTCGTCAAGAAATACGACCCCGTCGTGCGCAAGCACGTCGAGTTCAAGGAAGGCAAGATCAAGTAA
- a CDS encoding PleD family two-component system response regulator, with product MTARILVVDDVEANVRLLEAKLTLEYYEVLTAVDGASALQVASDERPDIILLDVMMPGMDGFETCRRLKADPVTRHIPVVLVTALDGREDKLKGLDAGADDFVTKPIDDVILFARVRSLLRLKSVMDELREREESGRRMGVDTDGAGRLRGSGGRILIVDDNGRQAQKMVEHLAGEHRPTVESDPATALIAARGPVDLMIVNVSSPDFDGLRFVAQTRSTETSRRIPILAVVDPADRPRLLKALELGVNDILPRPVDPEELEARARTQIKRKRYADFLKQKLDYSLEMAVTDALTGLHNRRYMAGQLQALMSRAGQGGEGVAVLVMDIDHFKLVNDGFGHDAGDEVLREFAVRLATNVRAIDLPCRLGGEEFVVVMPGASLEDAAQVADRIRRDVGAQPFPIMSGTEALTVTVSVGVAASTGPHDTPDALLKRADEGVYEAKARGRNQVIARAA from the coding sequence ATGACGGCGCGCATTCTTGTCGTTGACGACGTTGAAGCGAACGTCCGCCTGCTCGAGGCCAAGCTGACGCTCGAATACTATGAAGTGCTGACCGCCGTCGACGGCGCGTCGGCCCTGCAGGTGGCGTCCGACGAACGCCCGGACATCATCCTGCTCGACGTGATGATGCCCGGCATGGACGGGTTCGAGACCTGCCGTCGGCTGAAGGCCGATCCCGTGACCCGGCACATCCCCGTCGTCCTGGTGACGGCGCTGGACGGCCGCGAGGACAAGCTCAAGGGGCTCGACGCCGGCGCCGACGATTTCGTCACCAAGCCGATCGACGACGTCATTCTGTTCGCCCGGGTGCGCTCCCTGCTGCGGCTTAAGTCGGTGATGGACGAGCTGCGCGAGCGCGAGGAGAGCGGTCGCCGGATGGGCGTCGACACCGACGGCGCCGGCCGTCTGCGCGGCTCCGGCGGGCGTATCCTGATTGTCGACGACAACGGGCGTCAGGCGCAGAAGATGGTCGAGCATCTGGCGGGCGAGCATCGCCCCACGGTCGAAAGCGACCCGGCCACGGCCCTGATCGCCGCGCGCGGGCCCGTTGATCTGATGATCGTCAACGTCTCCAGCCCGGATTTCGACGGCCTGAGGTTCGTGGCCCAGACCCGTTCGACCGAGACGTCGCGACGAATTCCCATTCTGGCGGTGGTCGATCCCGCGGATCGTCCGCGCCTGCTCAAGGCCCTGGAACTCGGCGTCAACGACATCCTGCCGCGCCCGGTCGATCCGGAGGAGCTGGAGGCGCGCGCGCGCACCCAGATCAAGCGCAAGCGCTATGCCGACTTCCTCAAGCAGAAGCTGGACTACAGCCTCGAGATGGCGGTCACGGACGCCCTGACCGGCCTGCACAACCGCCGCTACATGGCGGGCCAGCTCCAGGCCCTGATGAGCCGGGCCGGGCAGGGCGGCGAAGGCGTGGCTGTGCTCGTCATGGACATCGACCATTTCAAGCTGGTCAACGACGGCTTCGGACACGACGCCGGCGATGAGGTCCTGCGCGAGTTCGCCGTGCGTCTGGCCACCAATGTCCGTGCCATCGACCTGCCGTGCCGTCTCGGTGGCGAGGAATTCGTGGTGGTGATGCCGGGCGCGAGCCTTGAGGACGCGGCCCAGGTCGCCGACCGAATCCGTCGCGACGTCGGCGCCCAGCCCTTCCCGATCATGAGCGGCACCGAGGCCCTGACCGTCACCGTCTCGGTCGGCGTCGCCGCCAGCACCGGCCCCCATGACACGCCGGATGCCCTGCTCAAGCGAGCCGACGAGGGTGTCTATGAAGCCAAGGCCCGGGGCCGGAACCAGGTCATCGCCCGGGCGGCCTGA
- a CDS encoding DNA polymerase IV: MKSICRDCLQSGDRKVERCPACGSRRLVQHEELDRLSIAHLDCDAFYASVEKRDRPELRDRPVIVGGGKRGVVSTCCYIARQYGVHSAMPMFKALKACPEAVVIKPDFSKYIAASEAIFGAVGKLTPLVQTLSLDEAWIDLAGTERLNGGPPAFQLIRLQQQIENDTGLTVSIGLAPNRFLAKVASELDKPRGFSVLGSEAAVVLAPRPVGILPGVGPVFRKTLQSDGYATVGDLAAADVRDLVRRYGETGLRLHDLAHGRDARAVNPGHERKGMSAETTFNEDLITAEDLEAELWPLCEKLASKARRDGVASRVLVLKLRRTDFKIVTRRVSLPEPVQTARALFAAGRALMAPELGQPYRLIGIGMGEVVDAVDSHALFETAETRTLRTETAIDRLRAKFGDKAVVAGRALKD; this comes from the coding sequence ATGAAATCCATCTGCCGCGACTGCCTGCAAAGCGGCGACCGGAAGGTCGAGCGGTGCCCGGCCTGCGGCTCGCGCCGGCTGGTCCAGCACGAAGAGCTGGATCGCCTCTCGATCGCCCATCTCGACTGCGACGCCTTCTACGCCTCGGTGGAAAAGCGCGACCGGCCCGAACTGCGCGACCGACCGGTCATCGTCGGCGGCGGCAAGCGCGGCGTGGTCTCGACCTGCTGCTACATCGCCCGCCAGTACGGCGTTCACTCGGCCATGCCGATGTTCAAGGCGCTCAAGGCCTGTCCCGAGGCCGTGGTCATCAAGCCCGACTTCAGCAAATACATCGCCGCCAGCGAGGCCATCTTCGGCGCGGTCGGCAAGCTGACGCCCCTGGTCCAGACCCTGTCGCTGGATGAGGCCTGGATCGACCTGGCCGGCACCGAGCGGCTGAACGGCGGTCCGCCGGCCTTTCAGCTCATCCGCCTGCAGCAGCAGATCGAGAACGACACCGGCCTGACCGTCTCCATCGGCCTGGCACCCAACCGCTTCCTCGCCAAGGTGGCGTCCGAGCTGGACAAGCCGCGCGGCTTCTCTGTCCTGGGGTCCGAAGCCGCCGTCGTACTGGCTCCGCGCCCGGTCGGCATCCTGCCCGGCGTCGGCCCGGTGTTCCGCAAGACCCTGCAGAGCGACGGCTATGCCACGGTCGGTGATCTGGCCGCCGCCGACGTGCGCGATCTGGTCCGGCGCTATGGCGAGACCGGCCTGCGCCTGCACGATCTCGCCCATGGCCGCGACGCCCGCGCGGTCAACCCCGGCCACGAACGCAAGGGGATGAGCGCCGAGACCACCTTCAACGAGGATCTGATCACCGCCGAGGACCTCGAGGCCGAGCTTTGGCCCCTGTGCGAAAAGCTGGCGTCCAAGGCGCGGCGGGACGGCGTGGCCAGCCGGGTGCTGGTGCTCAAGCTGCGCCGCACGGACTTCAAGATCGTCACACGGCGTGTCTCCCTGCCCGAGCCGGTCCAGACCGCCCGCGCCCTGTTCGCCGCCGGCCGGGCGCTGATGGCTCCGGAACTGGGGCAGCCCTACCGTCTGATCGGCATTGGCATGGGCGAGGTCGTGGACGCCGTCGATTCCCACGCCCTGTTCGAAACGGCCGAGACCCGAACGCTCAGGACCGAGACCGCGATCGACCGGCTGCGGGCGAAATTCGGCGACAAGGCCGTCGTGGCAGGGCGGGCGCTGAAGGACTGA
- a CDS encoding transglycosylase: MPYIEIIMACLGAFALAWLADLVSGRRGLFATSLVSAVAAVSGWFLAVRVFGASTMEEWTWVLWSLAASTLGLGAFFLFRSKR; encoded by the coding sequence TTGCCGTACATCGAAATCATCATGGCGTGCCTCGGGGCGTTCGCCCTGGCCTGGCTGGCGGATCTGGTCAGCGGCCGCCGTGGCCTGTTCGCCACCTCGCTGGTCTCGGCCGTTGCGGCCGTTTCGGGCTGGTTCCTGGCGGTGCGCGTCTTCGGGGCCAGCACGATGGAGGAGTGGACCTGGGTCCTTTGGTCGCTGGCGGCCTCGACCCTCGGCCTCGGTGCCTTCTTCCTGTTCCGGAGCAAGCGCTGA
- a CDS encoding MerR family transcriptional regulator, translating to MAKSPNAFRTISEAATEVGAPQHVLRFWETKFAFLTPLKRAGGRRFYRPQDVVLLKAVKRLLHEEGLTIKGVQRLHKEQGLKRLAHYGDPEGTVAFEPDGAAPAAVSAPAATGQSSIRLRQVLAELEGARARLEAVLSRSA from the coding sequence GTGGCCAAGAGCCCGAACGCCTTCCGGACGATCTCAGAGGCGGCGACAGAGGTCGGCGCGCCCCAGCATGTGCTGCGTTTCTGGGAGACCAAGTTCGCCTTCCTCACGCCGCTCAAGCGCGCTGGAGGCCGACGGTTCTACCGCCCCCAGGATGTTGTGCTGCTCAAGGCCGTCAAGCGGCTGCTGCATGAGGAAGGCCTGACCATCAAGGGCGTCCAGCGCCTGCACAAGGAGCAGGGGCTCAAGCGCCTGGCTCACTACGGCGACCCCGAGGGCACCGTGGCGTTCGAACCCGACGGTGCCGCTCCGGCGGCTGTTTCGGCACCCGCCGCCACGGGGCAGTCGTCCATCCGCCTGCGTCAGGTGCTGGCCGAACTGGAGGGCGCGCGCGCCCGTCTCGAAGCCGTCCTGTCGAGAAGCGCCTGA
- a CDS encoding COX15/CtaA family protein gives MKRFIGGDQNRAVAIWLFSCAVLVFAMVVVGGITRLTGSGLSITEWKPIMGALPPMNTADWNEAFEKYRAIPQYTQVNAGMSLAEFQGIFWWEWAHRLLGRLIGAAFALPFAVFLILRSLPRRLIVRCAVLLALGGLQGLIGWWMVSSGLSERVDVAPERLATHLGLALAIFMGLIWTGLEAWNGESHSRSPVGWSRGAAVLLGAVFIQCLLGGLVAGAKAGFVYTDWPLMNGSVLPPVEWSKGGLAFLHDQALVQFNHRLGAYGLLIGGTVYAVQAWRWRLAEGLGAAAFVVAAALWLQALLGIATLINGTPLWLGALHQAGAALVLATATVNLWMVRRSQARLFTSGPRTRGL, from the coding sequence ATGAAGCGTTTCATCGGTGGCGATCAGAATCGGGCGGTCGCCATCTGGCTGTTCTCGTGCGCCGTCCTCGTCTTCGCCATGGTGGTGGTCGGGGGCATCACCCGCCTGACCGGATCCGGCCTGTCGATCACGGAGTGGAAGCCCATCATGGGGGCCCTGCCGCCGATGAACACGGCGGACTGGAACGAGGCGTTCGAGAAATATCGCGCCATTCCGCAATACACCCAGGTCAATGCCGGGATGAGCCTGGCCGAGTTCCAGGGAATCTTCTGGTGGGAGTGGGCCCACCGCCTGTTGGGCCGTCTGATCGGCGCGGCGTTCGCCCTGCCGTTCGCTGTCTTCCTGATCCTCCGCAGCCTGCCCCGGCGGCTGATCGTCCGTTGCGCCGTCCTGCTGGCGCTCGGCGGGCTGCAGGGGCTGATCGGCTGGTGGATGGTCTCCAGCGGGCTGTCGGAGCGGGTCGACGTCGCGCCTGAACGGCTGGCGACGCATCTCGGGCTGGCCTTGGCGATCTTCATGGGTCTGATCTGGACCGGTCTCGAGGCCTGGAACGGCGAATCGCACAGTCGTTCGCCGGTGGGCTGGAGCCGGGGTGCCGCCGTCCTGCTGGGCGCGGTCTTCATCCAGTGTCTGCTGGGCGGACTGGTGGCGGGGGCCAAGGCCGGCTTCGTCTATACCGACTGGCCGCTGATGAACGGGTCCGTCCTGCCGCCGGTGGAATGGAGCAAGGGCGGCCTGGCCTTCCTGCACGACCAGGCGCTGGTGCAGTTCAATCACCGGCTCGGTGCCTACGGCCTGCTGATCGGCGGGACCGTCTATGCCGTGCAGGCCTGGCGCTGGCGGCTCGCCGAAGGTCTAGGCGCGGCGGCGTTCGTGGTCGCGGCGGCGCTTTGGCTGCAGGCGCTGCTGGGGATCGCTACCCTGATAAACGGCACGCCGCTATGGCTCGGTGCCCTGCATCAGGCCGGGGCCGCGCTGGTGCTCGCGACGGCGACCGTCAATCTCTGGATGGTGCGGCGCTCGCAGGCGCGCCTGTTTACGTCCGGACCGAGGACCAGGGGCCTCTGA
- a CDS encoding response regulator, giving the protein MSKKVLIVEDNELNMKLFHDLLDSQGYETLQTREGLQALALARLHKPDLILMDIQLPEISGLEVTKWLKDDEELSHIPVVAVTAFAMKGDEERIRNGGCEAYISKPISVMHFLDVVRKHLG; this is encoded by the coding sequence ATGTCCAAGAAAGTCCTCATCGTCGAGGATAACGAGCTGAACATGAAGCTGTTTCATGATCTGCTCGACTCGCAGGGCTATGAAACGCTGCAGACCCGCGAAGGCCTGCAGGCGTTGGCCCTGGCGCGTCTGCACAAGCCCGATCTCATCCTGATGGACATCCAGCTGCCCGAAATCAGCGGTCTGGAAGTCACCAAATGGCTCAAGGACGATGAGGAACTGAGCCACATCCCGGTCGTCGCCGTCACCGCCTTCGCCATGAAGGGCGACGAGGAGCGTATCCGCAATGGGGGCTGCGAGGCCTACATCTCCAAGCCCATTTCGGTGATGCATTTCCTCGACGTGGTGCGGAAACATCTGGGGTAG
- a CDS encoding DUF2842 domain-containing protein: MGPRTRRFIAMIGVLLFMAFWIWGAIALRGLLPPGQLIDLAVFAVAGVGWGVPLYPLFKWAESGKT; encoded by the coding sequence ATGGGTCCGCGCACCCGGCGCTTCATCGCCATGATCGGCGTTCTGCTCTTCATGGCATTCTGGATCTGGGGCGCGATCGCCCTGCGTGGCCTGCTTCCGCCCGGACAGTTGATCGATCTCGCCGTCTTCGCCGTGGCCGGCGTCGGCTGGGGCGTGCCGCTGTATCCGCTGTTCAAATGGGCCGAGAGCGGCAAAACCTAA
- a CDS encoding DUF5990 family protein, translating to MADTVTLRLIIDDPVPGVRYSLQKDDMPFEPRTAGEGPLVFEVPITLQPDGRMTGPFVRREGHARRFVYIRIGTSAGDHDAAWSRRAKIDIHDIPSSLLAPDALLEVHLPGRGKDGSPACATVRPVIGWRPV from the coding sequence ATGGCCGACACCGTGACGCTTCGCCTCATCATCGACGATCCTGTTCCGGGCGTGCGCTACAGCCTGCAGAAGGACGACATGCCGTTCGAGCCCCGCACCGCCGGCGAAGGCCCGCTGGTGTTCGAGGTTCCGATCACCCTGCAGCCCGACGGCCGGATGACCGGACCCTTTGTTCGGCGGGAAGGCCATGCCCGTCGCTTCGTCTACATCCGCATCGGCACTTCGGCGGGGGACCATGACGCGGCCTGGAGCCGGCGCGCCAAGATCGACATCCACGACATCCCGAGCTCCCTGCTGGCCCCCGACGCCCTGCTGGAGGTCCATCTTCCGGGGCGCGGCAAAGACGGTTCCCCCGCCTGCGCCACGGTGCGTCCGGTCATCGGATGGCGGCCTGTCTGA
- a CDS encoding integration host factor subunit alpha, with protein sequence MPDHQTLTRADLCEAVHEDVGLSRQECSALVERTLELIIESLERGETVKLSGFGVFQVREKRARMGRNPKTGQPAAIHPRRVISFRASQIMKGRVHDAVVSA encoded by the coding sequence TTGCCCGATCACCAGACCCTGACGCGCGCCGACCTTTGTGAAGCGGTTCACGAAGACGTGGGCCTGTCACGCCAGGAGTGCTCGGCCCTGGTCGAACGCACGCTCGAACTGATTATCGAATCGCTCGAGCGCGGCGAAACGGTGAAGCTGTCAGGCTTCGGCGTCTTCCAGGTGCGCGAGAAGCGCGCCCGCATGGGCCGCAATCCCAAGACCGGCCAGCCGGCGGCGATCCATCCGCGGCGGGTCATCAGCTTCCGCGCCTCCCAGATCATGAAGGGCCGGGTTCACGACGCTGTCGTGAGCGCCTGA